The Phoenix dactylifera cultivar Barhee BC4 chromosome 9, palm_55x_up_171113_PBpolish2nd_filt_p, whole genome shotgun sequence genome window below encodes:
- the LOC103703872 gene encoding GDSL esterase/lipase At5g45910-like — protein MKPSLLLFLLFSCFHLCYCAQRYDAIFSFGDSLSDAGNLIVKNPSVYLTSKWPYGMTFFHKPTGRCSDGRLFIDFIAEAVGLPLPPPSLKSGEDFQKGANFATTGGTVLEYSFFQRRGLTKSIFTTDNLNTQISWFEQMKPSLCSTTQGCKDYVGKSLFVVGEFGGNDYNAFLFSGKSMAEVRANTPTIVDGLAKGVERLISNGAVDLVVPGILPIGCFPLYLQLYKSTSKDDYDQFGCLKKYNNVAFYHNQLLKIKLQQLQQRYPGTRVIYGDFYNAAMQFVTNPQKYGFSNGALKACCGGGGPYNVNLDYRCGQKGSNVCNDPSTYASWDGIHFTEAANRYVANGLLRGPYANPPIMS, from the exons ATGAAGCCTTCTCTCctactcttcctcctcttctcttgcttCCATCTTTGCTATTGCGCCCAACGCTATGATGCAATATTTAGCTTCGGGGACTCCCTTTCTGATGCTGGAAACCTCATTGTCAAGAACCCCAGCGTTTATCTCACTTCCAAGTGGCCTTATGGCATGACCTTCTTCCACAAGCCCACAGGCCGATGTTCGGATGGACGCTTGTTCATCGACTTCATTG CTGAGGCGGTTGGGCTGCCGCTGCCTCCACCATCTTTGAAGTCTGGCGAGGACTTCCAAAAAGGAGCGAACTTCGCCACCACCGGCGGCACAGTACTTGAGTATAGCTTCTTCCAGCGAAGAGGTCTTACCAAATCTATATTCACCACCGATAACCTGAACACCCAGATCTCGTGGTTTGAGCAGATGAAGCCTTCCCTTTGCAGCACAACCCAAG GCTGCAAAGACTACGTTGGCAAATCTCTCTTTGTCGTCGGAGAGTTTGGAGGGAATGATTACAATGCTTTCTTGTTCTCGGGCAAGAGCATGGCTGAAGTGAGAGCAAACACTCCCACTATCGTAGATGGCCTTGCAAAGGGTGTCGAG AGATTGATTAGCAACGGGGCTGTGGATCTGGTGGTGCCGGGAATCCTGCCCATAGGATGCTTCCCTTTGTACCTGCAGCTGTACAAAAGTACTAGCAAAGATGACTACGATCAGTTCGGATGCCTGAAGAAGTACAACAATGTGGCCTTCTACCACAATCAATTGTTAAAGATCAAACTGCAGCAGCTCCAGCAGAGATACCCGGGGACGAGGGTCATCTACGGAGATTTCTATAATGCAGCCATGCAATTTGTGACAAATCCACAAAAATATG GATTTAGCAATGGGGCCCTGAAAGCTTGCTGTGGGGGAGGTGGCCCTTACAACGTCAATCTAGACTACAGGTGTGGTCAAAAGGGGTCGAACGTATGTAATGATCCCTCCACATATGCGAGTTGGGATGGCATTCATTTTACTGAAGCGGCTAATCGCTACGTTGCCAACGGTTTGCTGAGAGGTCCCTACGCCAATCCACCCATCATGAGCTAG